A genome region from Crossiella equi includes the following:
- a CDS encoding winged helix-turn-helix transcriptional regulator produces the protein MQDPCQAREVLGIVGDKWALLIVRMLKDGPRRFTELKREVVGISQRMLTVTLRDLERDGILTRTVHNVMPPHVSYELTTMGRTLREATAPLLAWSIAHLPHIDAARAEYDSR, from the coding sequence GTGCAGGACCCGTGCCAGGCCCGCGAAGTCCTCGGCATCGTCGGGGACAAGTGGGCGCTGCTGATCGTGCGCATGCTCAAGGACGGGCCGAGGCGGTTCACCGAGCTCAAGCGCGAGGTCGTCGGCATCAGCCAGCGCATGCTCACCGTGACGCTGCGCGACCTCGAACGGGACGGGATCCTCACGCGCACGGTGCACAACGTCATGCCGCCGCACGTGAGCTACGAGCTGACCACGATGGGCCGGACCCTGCGCGAGGCCACCGCGCCGCTGCTGGCGTGGAGCATCGCGCACCTGCCGCACATCGACGCCGCCCGCGCGGAGTACGACAGCCGCTAG
- the ngcE gene encoding N-acetylglucosamine/diacetylchitobiose ABC transporter substrate-binding protein, whose protein sequence is MTMSNVSRRSLLRAAAALGVATPLLGACVTGGGSGPGPGERGARGPQNPFGVKDGTPLEVVAFKGGYGDDYVKAAEEVYRQRYPGVTVDHKGIQQVGDALRPRFVAGTPPDVVDNTGAASLDVSALASAGQLTNLAELLDAPSWDDPAVTVRQTLLPGVVADGERDGTCVVLNYTYTVYGIWYSRSLFARHGWTYPVTWEAMLALCAEIKNAGVAPWTYQGKYPDYLTEPLLTMAAKTGGQDLVRALDNLEPGAWKQEAVRGAAEAFAELAGRGYLMPGSEALSHTEAQTAWGQGKAAFIPCGSWLEAEQKDVTPAGFDMALGLVPARTAGDKLKPTAVQAASTESYLVPAQAKNVAGGLDFLRMLFSRKACREFARTAGTLPSVAGATDGLALSSALGSVSTAVREAGTELVGFRHRGWYPKLRKATDDAVGELVTGRLTPAAWADRVQAAADELARDSGVKKYTRR, encoded by the coding sequence ATGACAATGAGCAACGTCTCCCGTCGCAGTCTGCTCCGCGCCGCCGCCGCTCTCGGGGTGGCCACACCCCTGCTCGGTGCCTGCGTCACCGGTGGCGGGTCCGGGCCGGGGCCCGGTGAGCGCGGGGCGCGCGGTCCGCAGAACCCGTTCGGGGTCAAGGACGGGACGCCGCTGGAGGTCGTGGCGTTCAAGGGCGGGTACGGGGACGACTACGTCAAGGCCGCCGAGGAGGTCTACCGGCAGCGGTACCCCGGGGTGACCGTCGACCACAAGGGCATCCAGCAGGTCGGCGACGCCTTGCGGCCCCGGTTCGTGGCGGGGACGCCGCCCGACGTCGTGGACAACACCGGCGCCGCCAGCCTCGACGTATCCGCCCTGGCCAGCGCGGGGCAGCTGACCAACCTCGCCGAGCTGCTGGACGCACCCTCCTGGGACGACCCGGCGGTGACCGTGCGGCAGACGCTGCTGCCCGGGGTCGTGGCGGACGGCGAGCGGGACGGCACCTGCGTCGTGCTCAACTACACCTACACCGTCTACGGCATCTGGTACTCCAGGTCCCTGTTCGCCCGGCACGGCTGGACCTACCCGGTGACCTGGGAGGCCATGCTCGCGCTGTGCGCGGAGATCAAGAACGCCGGGGTCGCGCCGTGGACCTACCAGGGCAAGTACCCCGACTACCTCACCGAGCCGCTGCTCACCATGGCCGCCAAGACCGGCGGGCAGGACCTGGTGCGGGCGCTGGACAACCTGGAGCCCGGGGCCTGGAAGCAGGAGGCCGTGCGCGGGGCGGCGGAGGCCTTCGCCGAGCTGGCCGGGCGCGGGTACCTCATGCCCGGGTCCGAGGCGTTGTCGCACACCGAGGCACAGACCGCCTGGGGGCAGGGCAAGGCCGCGTTCATCCCGTGCGGGTCTTGGCTGGAGGCCGAGCAGAAGGACGTCACGCCCGCCGGGTTCGACATGGCGCTCGGGCTCGTGCCCGCGCGCACCGCTGGCGACAAGCTCAAGCCCACCGCCGTGCAGGCGGCCAGCACCGAGTCCTACCTGGTGCCCGCACAGGCGAAGAACGTCGCCGGGGGCCTGGACTTCCTGCGGATGTTGTTCTCCCGCAAGGCCTGCCGCGAGTTCGCCCGCACCGCGGGCACGCTGCCCTCGGTGGCCGGGGCCACGGACGGGCTCGCGCTGTCCAGTGCGCTCGGCTCGGTCAGCACGGCCGTGCGCGAGGCCGGGACCGAGCTGGTCGGCTTCCGGCACCGCGGCTGGTACCCCAAGCTGCGCAAGGCCACCGACGACGCGGTCGGCGAGCTGGTCACCGGTCGGCTCACCCCGGCCGCCTGGGCGGACCGGGTGCAGGCCGCCGCCGATGAGCTGGCCCGGGACAGCGGCGTCAAGAAGTACACCCGCCGATGA
- a CDS encoding ATP-grasp domain-containing protein — protein sequence MPLLLPPRLTASADAIRDAARRRGLDVVQLPSFELPEGLVARHVHAGPSFADVVAPALGIALLEAPEDWLARLPRELTRRAVRAMAIREAWGLRRPVFVKSPNDKSIRAMIYTDGTKLPGADAVDPGTPVLVAEVVRFGVEVRLHVLDRAVVAASRYATGGQRDLGPAPREAVAFGAELLARFGDGLPSAIVVDVGTVDGEWAVIEANAAWASGCYTADPEVVLDVVLRAGRAHRAGRSCP from the coding sequence GTGCCCCTGCTCCTGCCGCCCCGGCTGACCGCCAGTGCCGACGCCATCCGCGACGCCGCCCGGCGACGGGGGCTGGACGTCGTGCAGCTGCCGAGTTTCGAGCTGCCCGAGGGCTTGGTGGCGCGGCACGTGCACGCCGGGCCGAGCTTCGCCGACGTGGTGGCCCCGGCGCTGGGGATCGCGTTGCTGGAGGCACCCGAGGACTGGCTCGCCCGGCTGCCCCGTGAGCTCACGCGGCGGGCCGTGCGGGCCATGGCGATCCGGGAGGCGTGGGGGTTGCGGCGGCCGGTGTTCGTGAAGTCGCCCAACGACAAGAGCATCCGCGCCATGATCTACACCGACGGGACCAAGCTGCCCGGGGCCGATGCCGTGGACCCCGGGACGCCGGTGCTGGTGGCCGAGGTCGTGCGGTTCGGGGTGGAGGTCCGGTTGCACGTGCTGGACCGGGCCGTGGTGGCCGCGAGCCGGTACGCGACCGGCGGGCAGCGGGACCTGGGGCCCGCGCCCCGGGAGGCCGTCGCGTTCGGGGCGGAGCTGCTCGCCCGGTTCGGGGACGGGCTGCCCAGTGCGATCGTGGTGGACGTCGGCACCGTGGACGGGGAGTGGGCGGTCATCGAGGCCAATGCCGCCTGGGCCAGCGGGTGTTACACCGCCGATCCGGAGGTTGTGCTCGACGTCGTGCTGCGGGCGGGCCGGGCACACCGCGCAGGCAGGAGCTGTCCTTGA
- a CDS encoding AAA family ATPase: MSGANDVRRHDDHGWIEVSGARTHNLRDISVRIPRGKLVAFTGISGSGKTSLAVDTVHAEAQLRYLEGISPFVRRYLGQRDRPQVDRITGLGATLAVDQRRLNRNPRSTMATVTGMDAYLGLVYSRLPALRTGSELATTSFDRFSPEGACPVCHGAGGTVRADAELIIDRPELPLLAGGSHWFAKWRSGEHSFIPALAELHRVDLSVPWRDLPATFQNAVLYGTGEQIIDASVTVPSRATGTEWTYSSSQPLRGALAEVERVFANAGSETSKQRYQRYMRMTPCLECDGSGFGEAARTVTVGGRTYQELITLTGTDLIDWVHQAEAELDDQDRAVGLPLLRELGARLTVLHRTGLSHLQLSREASSLSGGELQRARLAAQLSTPLEGITFVLDEPTSGLHPADKADVLDMLKSLRDNGNSVLLVEHDPEIVKACDWVVDIGPGAGRDGGHLLISAPPAEAAHHETSPTAAYLSGRRQRVERKTRAADPARWLTVRDIRNHNVDVAEVRVPHGRLTCLTGPSGSGKSSLLHAFAAAVEADDTAPVAWVAVVDQDPIGRTPRSNPATYSKAFDAIRALFASTDHAREADLTASTFSFNTAGGRCEDCAGHGRKLVDMHFLPDVWVTCTTCAGRRFTQQVLAVEYQGLSIDAVLDLTVDEAAEFFTGPDSLVATLHALRQVGLGYLTLGQSATDLSGGEAQRLKLATTIQRGNRGRKRGLVVLDEPVTGLHPADVQRLVEALDVLIDAGNTVVVAEHDLHLAARADWIIDLGPGAGPAGGRVVATGTPADLAITDTKTARYLQHVLS; this comes from the coding sequence GTGAGCGGGGCGAACGACGTGCGGCGCCACGACGACCACGGGTGGATCGAGGTCTCCGGCGCCCGCACCCACAACCTGCGCGACATCAGCGTGCGGATCCCGCGCGGAAAGCTGGTGGCGTTCACCGGCATCAGCGGCAGCGGGAAGACCTCGCTGGCGGTCGACACCGTGCACGCCGAGGCACAACTGCGCTACCTTGAGGGCATCTCGCCGTTCGTGCGGCGCTACCTCGGCCAGCGCGACCGGCCCCAGGTTGACCGCATCACCGGCCTCGGCGCGACGCTCGCGGTGGACCAGCGCAGGCTCAACCGCAATCCTCGTTCCACCATGGCCACTGTCACCGGCATGGACGCGTACCTGGGCCTGGTCTACTCACGCCTGCCCGCGCTCCGCACCGGCTCCGAGCTCGCCACGACCAGCTTCGACAGGTTCAGCCCCGAAGGAGCCTGCCCGGTGTGCCACGGAGCGGGCGGTACCGTGCGCGCCGACGCTGAGCTGATCATCGACAGGCCTGAGCTCCCCCTTCTCGCCGGGGGTTCGCACTGGTTCGCCAAGTGGCGCTCCGGCGAGCACTCGTTCATCCCCGCCCTCGCCGAGCTGCACCGCGTCGATCTGTCCGTGCCTTGGCGCGACCTGCCAGCGACCTTCCAGAACGCGGTCCTGTACGGCACCGGTGAGCAGATCATCGACGCCAGTGTCACCGTTCCGAGCCGGGCCACCGGCACTGAGTGGACCTACAGCAGCAGCCAGCCGCTGCGCGGCGCCCTCGCCGAGGTGGAGCGCGTGTTCGCCAACGCGGGCAGCGAAACGAGCAAGCAGCGCTACCAGCGGTACATGCGCATGACGCCGTGCCTGGAATGCGACGGAAGCGGGTTCGGCGAGGCGGCCCGCACCGTCACCGTCGGCGGTCGCACCTATCAGGAACTGATCACCCTCACGGGCACAGACCTCATCGACTGGGTGCACCAGGCCGAAGCTGAACTCGACGACCAGGATCGCGCGGTCGGCCTCCCGCTGCTGCGCGAACTGGGCGCCCGCCTGACCGTCCTGCACCGCACCGGCCTGTCCCACCTGCAGCTGAGCCGCGAGGCCTCGTCCCTCTCCGGCGGCGAGCTGCAACGCGCACGCCTCGCAGCTCAGCTCAGCACTCCGCTGGAAGGCATCACCTTCGTCCTGGACGAACCCACCTCCGGCCTGCACCCCGCAGACAAGGCAGATGTCCTCGACATGCTGAAGTCGCTGCGGGACAACGGCAACAGCGTGCTGCTCGTCGAACATGACCCGGAGATCGTCAAGGCCTGCGACTGGGTCGTCGACATCGGACCGGGAGCCGGCCGCGACGGCGGCCACCTCCTCATCTCCGCGCCACCGGCCGAAGCGGCCCACCACGAGACGTCGCCGACCGCGGCCTACCTTTCCGGCCGCAGACAACGCGTCGAACGCAAGACCCGGGCCGCCGATCCAGCCCGTTGGCTCACCGTCCGCGACATTCGCAACCACAACGTCGACGTAGCGGAAGTACGAGTGCCCCACGGCAGACTCACCTGCCTAACAGGCCCGAGCGGCAGCGGCAAGAGCAGCCTGCTGCACGCGTTCGCCGCCGCCGTCGAAGCCGACGACACGGCACCCGTCGCCTGGGTGGCCGTCGTCGACCAGGACCCCATCGGCCGCACCCCGAGGTCGAACCCCGCCACCTACAGCAAGGCCTTCGACGCGATCCGCGCCCTGTTCGCCTCCACAGACCACGCCCGCGAAGCCGACCTGACCGCGTCCACGTTCTCCTTCAACACCGCGGGCGGCCGCTGCGAGGACTGCGCCGGCCACGGCCGCAAACTCGTGGACATGCACTTCCTGCCCGACGTCTGGGTCACCTGCACCACCTGCGCGGGCCGCCGCTTCACCCAGCAGGTCCTGGCTGTCGAGTACCAGGGACTCTCCATCGACGCGGTGCTCGACCTGACCGTCGACGAAGCCGCGGAGTTCTTCACCGGCCCCGACTCCCTGGTCGCCACACTCCACGCCCTGCGCCAGGTGGGCCTCGGCTACCTCACCCTCGGCCAGAGCGCGACCGACCTCTCCGGCGGCGAAGCACAGCGCCTCAAACTCGCCACCACGATTCAACGAGGCAACCGGGGCCGCAAACGCGGCCTGGTCGTCCTGGACGAGCCGGTAACGGGCTTGCACCCAGCCGACGTCCAGCGCCTCGTCGAGGCCCTCGACGTCCTCATCGACGCCGGCAACACCGTGGTCGTGGCCGAGCACGACCTCCACCTCGCCGCACGCGCCGACTGGATCATCGACCTGGGCCCAGGAGCCGGCCCTGCCGGTGGCCGAGTGGTCGCCACCGGCACACCAGCGGATCTGGCCATCACCGACACCAAGACAGCGCGCTACCTCCAGCACGTCCTGAGCTGA
- a CDS encoding alpha/beta fold hydrolase, with the protein MATFLLVHGAWHSGRAWDRVVPLLESAGHRVFAPSLTGFGDRAHLLGPEVGLGTHVDDVVDLVKAEGLEDVVLVGHSYAGMVISGVSDRIPERLAHLVFLDAMVPGDGEAAADVQPISAQLVAQAVDGWRVPPPPAPLGTFGVTDPEDAAWLRTLLSDQPARTLREPVRLANPAAHALPRTHIHCTRDQPKGIARRPVPAGQRVRELPTGHDCMITMPAELTALLLETV; encoded by the coding sequence ATGGCTACCTTTCTGCTGGTACACGGCGCCTGGCACAGCGGGCGGGCCTGGGACCGGGTGGTCCCGCTGCTGGAGTCGGCCGGGCACCGGGTGTTCGCGCCGTCCCTGACCGGCTTCGGCGACCGGGCGCACCTGCTGGGCCCGGAGGTCGGCCTCGGCACCCACGTCGACGACGTCGTCGACCTGGTCAAGGCCGAGGGGCTGGAGGACGTGGTGCTCGTCGGGCACAGCTACGCCGGGATGGTCATCTCGGGCGTGTCCGACCGGATCCCGGAGCGCCTCGCGCACCTGGTGTTCCTGGACGCGATGGTGCCCGGCGACGGCGAGGCCGCGGCCGACGTCCAGCCCATCTCCGCCCAGCTCGTCGCCCAGGCCGTGGACGGCTGGCGCGTCCCGCCCCCACCGGCCCCGCTGGGCACCTTCGGTGTCACCGACCCCGAGGACGCGGCCTGGCTGCGCACGCTCCTGTCCGACCAGCCGGCGCGCACCCTCCGGGAACCGGTGCGGCTGGCCAACCCGGCCGCGCACGCCCTCCCGCGCACCCACATCCACTGCACCCGGGACCAGCCGAAGGGCATCGCACGCCGCCCGGTCCCGGCGGGCCAGCGGGTGCGGGAGCTGCCGACCGGCCACGACTGCATGATCACCATGCCCGCCGAGCTGACCGCGCTGCTGCTGGAGACGGTCTGA
- a CDS encoding carbohydrate ABC transporter permease — protein MTGAPRHRGLVFAACALLPALVLHGVFVLSPYAQAFYLALTDWNGVAGTARFVGLDNFAQLGSDPLFLAAVRNNLLLLLTLPLGTVVLALFLATVLRFGSRDGRSAVRGARFYAVVYFFPQLLSVAVVAVLWGFAYNPNSGLLNGLLRAVGLAGLARSWLAEPGLALFAVLAVLIWSSVGFYLVLFSAAIDAIPREYYEAALLDGASRWTAFWRVTLPLVRDNVQVAFIYLGMAALDAFALVQIMTVGPGGPDGATEVIGLSLYRNAFTYSKFGYASAMGVALFFGTLAFAVLALRAGRRTRVELA, from the coding sequence ATGACCGGGGCGCCGCGCCACCGGGGCCTGGTGTTCGCCGCCTGCGCGCTGCTGCCCGCGCTGGTGCTGCACGGGGTGTTCGTGCTCTCGCCGTACGCGCAGGCGTTCTACCTGGCGCTGACCGACTGGAACGGGGTGGCGGGCACCGCGCGGTTCGTCGGCCTGGACAACTTCGCCCAGCTCGGCTCCGACCCGCTGTTCCTGGCGGCGGTGCGCAACAACCTCCTCCTGCTGCTGACCCTGCCGCTGGGCACGGTCGTGCTGGCCCTGTTCCTGGCCACGGTGCTGCGCTTCGGCTCCCGAGACGGGCGCTCGGCGGTGCGCGGGGCCCGGTTCTACGCGGTGGTGTACTTCTTCCCGCAGCTGCTGTCGGTGGCGGTCGTGGCCGTGCTGTGGGGGTTCGCCTACAACCCGAACAGCGGCCTGCTCAACGGGCTGCTGCGCGCGGTCGGCCTGGCCGGGCTGGCGCGCAGCTGGCTGGCCGAGCCGGGCCTGGCGCTGTTCGCGGTGCTGGCCGTGCTCATCTGGTCCAGCGTCGGCTTCTACCTGGTGCTGTTCAGCGCGGCCATCGACGCGATCCCGCGCGAGTACTACGAGGCCGCCCTGCTGGACGGGGCCAGCCGGTGGACGGCGTTCTGGCGCGTCACGCTGCCGCTGGTGCGGGACAACGTCCAAGTGGCCTTCATCTACCTCGGCATGGCCGCGCTGGACGCGTTCGCGCTGGTGCAGATCATGACCGTGGGCCCGGGCGGCCCGGACGGGGCGACCGAGGTGATCGGGCTGTCCCTGTACCGCAACGCCTTCACCTACAGCAAGTTCGGCTACGCCTCCGCGATGGGCGTGGCCCTGTTCTTCGGCACGCTGGCCTTCGCCGTGCTGGCCCTGCGTGCCGGGCGGCGGACCCGGGTGGAGCTGGCATGA
- a CDS encoding putative quinol monooxygenase has protein sequence MIFITAKFRIRPEHADNWPEISRAFTEATRAEEGCLWFDWARSLDDANEYVLVEAFRDGDAGGAHVNSEHFRAAQRELPRYLAETPRIVSTSVDQDGWSELGEMKVG, from the coding sequence ATGATCTTCATTACCGCGAAGTTCCGGATCCGCCCCGAGCACGCCGACAACTGGCCGGAGATCTCCCGCGCCTTCACCGAGGCTACGCGCGCGGAGGAAGGCTGCCTGTGGTTCGACTGGGCCCGCAGCCTGGACGACGCCAACGAGTACGTCCTGGTCGAGGCGTTCCGGGACGGGGACGCCGGTGGGGCGCACGTGAACTCCGAGCACTTCCGCGCCGCCCAGCGCGAGCTGCCGCGGTACCTGGCCGAGACGCCCCGGATCGTCAGCACGTCGGTGGACCAGGACGGGTGGTCCGAGCTGGGTGAGATGAAGGTCGGCTGA
- a CDS encoding esterase/lipase family protein, with the protein MPLARFRDLVVILPGITGSVLEKDGRPLWAASWGAFGRLAGSEAARAALAVAEDSPEAEDLGDGVRATRLVDTAHLVPGLVRVDGYTALSRLVTDNFAVVPGDPGADRPANFYRFPYDWRRDLRATARQFARFVETALPRWREHSGAADARVVVLAHSMGGLLARYWLAELGGHRHCRALVTFGTPHRGSVKALDYLANGHRKATVDLTAVLRSMTSVHQLLPIHPAIQAGGRWYRPAELTGLPGVDHRMACSALRFHRAIESGLAHTEHPGQILPVVGTGQLTPQSAHWTADGITVSEEVPTGVDPILGDGDGTVSRASAIPIELSDVYGELAVPERHSALHNSGVVRTVLRNWLLRLQAGGLREIRGPGAALVEPPGLRLDLDDAFLPGEPVSVRVRPTGPDPGELLATVEPVGHRAPSVLVPLRRNGDGWVGSVAGLSSGLHRLAVNAVADGPKTPHPVHDLFEVLPR; encoded by the coding sequence ATGCCTCTGGCCCGGTTCCGCGATCTCGTCGTCATCCTGCCCGGCATCACGGGCAGCGTCCTGGAGAAGGACGGCCGTCCCCTGTGGGCCGCGTCCTGGGGGGCGTTCGGCCGTTTGGCGGGCAGCGAGGCCGCCCGCGCGGCCCTGGCCGTCGCCGAGGACAGCCCCGAGGCCGAGGACCTCGGGGACGGGGTGCGCGCCACCCGGCTGGTCGACACCGCGCACCTGGTGCCCGGACTCGTGCGCGTCGACGGCTACACCGCGCTGAGCCGCCTCGTCACCGACAACTTCGCCGTCGTCCCCGGGGATCCCGGTGCGGACCGGCCCGCCAACTTCTACCGCTTCCCCTACGACTGGCGCCGCGACCTCCGCGCCACCGCCCGCCAGTTCGCCCGGTTCGTCGAGACCGCCCTGCCCCGGTGGCGCGAGCACAGCGGCGCCGCCGATGCCCGGGTGGTCGTGCTCGCGCACAGCATGGGCGGCCTGCTCGCCCGCTACTGGCTCGCCGAGCTGGGCGGGCACCGGCACTGCCGCGCCCTGGTCACCTTCGGCACCCCGCACCGCGGCAGCGTCAAGGCCCTGGACTACCTGGCCAACGGCCACCGCAAGGCCACGGTCGACCTGACCGCGGTGCTGCGCTCCATGACCTCCGTGCACCAGCTGCTGCCCATCCACCCCGCCATCCAGGCCGGGGGCCGCTGGTACCGCCCCGCCGAGCTCACCGGCCTGCCCGGCGTGGACCACCGGATGGCCTGCTCCGCGCTGCGCTTCCACCGCGCCATCGAGTCCGGCCTCGCGCACACCGAGCACCCCGGCCAGATCCTGCCCGTGGTCGGCACCGGTCAGCTCACCCCCCAGTCCGCGCACTGGACCGCCGACGGGATCACCGTCAGCGAGGAGGTCCCGACGGGTGTGGACCCCATCCTCGGCGACGGCGACGGCACCGTCTCCCGCGCCTCGGCCATCCCCATCGAACTGTCGGATGTGTACGGTGAGCTGGCCGTGCCCGAGCGGCACAGCGCGTTGCACAACAGCGGGGTGGTGCGCACGGTCCTGCGCAACTGGCTGCTGCGCCTGCAAGCCGGTGGCCTGCGTGAGATCCGCGGTCCCGGCGCCGCCCTGGTCGAACCACCGGGGCTGCGGCTGGACCTCGACGACGCCTTCCTGCCCGGCGAGCCGGTCTCGGTGCGCGTGCGCCCCACCGGCCCGGACCCCGGCGAGCTGCTGGCCACCGTCGAACCGGTCGGGCACCGCGCGCCGTCCGTGCTGGTGCCCTTGCGGCGCAACGGCGACGGCTGGGTGGGCAGCGTGGCCGGGCTGTCCAGCGGCCTGCACCGGCTGGCCGTCAACGCGGTCGCCGACGGCCCCAAGACCCCGCACCCCGTGCACGACCTGTTCGAGGTGCTGCCGCGATGA
- a CDS encoding acyl-CoA dehydrogenase family protein, translated as MTFTNAASRVHLASRRSTGTTGASARPRLSAARASSAAVGRSRSWRDGSRTPVQVHGGTGCMREVPVEWIYRDVRLYEGTSEIQRLFIGGGLVRRARG; from the coding sequence TTGACGTTTACTAACGCCGCTTCGCGTGTCCACCTGGCCTCCCGCCGCTCCACTGGAACGACAGGGGCCTCCGCGCGGCCGCGCCTCTCCGCTGCCAGAGCCAGCTCGGCGGCGGTCGGCCGTTCGAGGAGCTGGCGCGACGGCAGTCGCACGCCGGTGCAGGTGCACGGCGGCACCGGCTGCATGCGGGAGGTCCCGGTCGAGTGGATCTACCGGGACGTGCGCCTGTACGAGGGCACCAGCGAGATCCAGCGCCTGTTCATCGGGGGCGGCCTCGTGCGGAGGGCCCGGGGCTAG
- a CDS encoding TetR/AcrR family transcriptional regulator, whose product MSPRPVSVTNEQIFVSGSRTLARVGPFRVTLNDVAADLGISAATLVKRFGSKHDLLVAINEYEASKVEELYTEIVARHDSPLGALYAFIAALSSDVSSPAEMANHVAFLHLDLSDDALHYHAVRFARSMRTGIASLLERAVERGELVECDVDGLGRAVQTTYNGALIMWAINGDGELSEWVRRDVAFLLDPFVAAQ is encoded by the coding sequence ATGAGCCCGCGACCGGTGTCCGTCACCAACGAGCAGATCTTCGTCAGCGGGTCCCGCACGCTGGCCCGCGTCGGCCCGTTCCGCGTCACGCTCAACGACGTGGCAGCCGACCTCGGTATCTCGGCCGCCACGCTGGTCAAGCGGTTCGGGTCCAAGCACGACCTGCTGGTCGCGATCAACGAGTACGAGGCGTCCAAGGTCGAGGAGCTCTACACCGAGATCGTCGCCAGGCACGACTCGCCGCTCGGAGCCCTCTACGCATTCATCGCGGCGCTCAGCAGCGACGTGAGCAGCCCCGCGGAGATGGCCAACCACGTGGCGTTCCTGCACCTCGACCTCAGCGACGACGCACTGCACTACCACGCCGTGAGGTTCGCCCGCTCGATGCGCACGGGCATCGCGTCGCTGCTGGAGCGGGCCGTTGAACGGGGTGAACTCGTCGAGTGCGATGTGGACGGTCTTGGCAGGGCGGTGCAGACGACGTACAACGGCGCGCTGATCATGTGGGCGATCAACGGTGACGGCGAGCTGTCGGAGTGGGTGCGGCGTGATGTCGCGTTCCTGCTCGACCCGTTCGTGGCAGCGCAGTGA
- a CDS encoding aminoglycoside phosphotransferase family protein, translating into MTVETTPAITTALARRLVDTQFPHWSGLPLTRLDPAGSDHVIHRLGEDLSVRLPRHSGAIRQAHKEAEWLPRLAPRLPLAVPVLVAVGEPGLGYPWPWAVSRWLDGEVATTETLSGSHEAAEALAGFLTALHGFDAAAPEDLTRAPLAARDAATRSAITAAGDEFDTAAMTELWEAALAAPGRDRPPVWCHGDFHTGNLLTRGGRLSAVIDFGELGVGDPACDLLIAYTLLSADTRATFRAALAVDEATWTRGRGWALATGLNAHVAHAAANPRVAAQTTRQITQALLG; encoded by the coding sequence TTGACCGTCGAAACGACCCCGGCGATCACCACCGCGCTGGCCAGGCGCCTGGTCGACACGCAGTTCCCACACTGGTCCGGGCTGCCGCTGACCCGGCTCGACCCGGCCGGTTCGGACCACGTGATCCACCGCCTGGGCGAGGACCTCTCCGTCCGGCTCCCCCGCCACTCCGGCGCGATCCGGCAGGCACACAAGGAAGCCGAGTGGCTGCCCCGGCTCGCCCCGCGCCTGCCGCTGGCCGTCCCGGTCCTGGTGGCGGTGGGCGAACCCGGCCTCGGCTACCCGTGGCCGTGGGCGGTCTCGCGCTGGCTGGACGGCGAGGTGGCCACCACCGAGACCCTGTCCGGCTCGCACGAGGCCGCCGAGGCCCTGGCCGGATTCCTGACCGCGCTGCACGGCTTCGACGCCGCCGCTCCCGAGGACCTCACCCGCGCACCGCTGGCCGCCCGGGACGCGGCGACCCGCTCGGCCATCACAGCGGCCGGGGACGAGTTCGACACCGCGGCGATGACCGAGCTGTGGGAGGCCGCCCTCGCCGCCCCGGGCCGGGACCGCCCACCGGTTTGGTGCCACGGCGACTTCCACACCGGCAACCTGCTCACCCGCGGTGGCCGCCTCAGCGCGGTCATCGACTTCGGCGAGCTGGGCGTGGGCGACCCGGCGTGTGACCTGCTCATCGCCTACACCCTCCTCTCCGCCGACACCCGGGCCACCTTCCGCGCCGCGCTCGCCGTGGACGAGGCCACCTGGACCCGGGGCCGCGGCTGGGCCCTGGCCACCGGGCTCAACGCCCACGTCGCCCACGCCGCGGCCAACCCCCGCGTCGCCGCGCAGACCACGCGTCAGATCACCCAGGCCCTGCTCGGCTGA